The Dioscorea cayenensis subsp. rotundata cultivar TDr96_F1 chromosome 8, TDr96_F1_v2_PseudoChromosome.rev07_lg8_w22 25.fasta, whole genome shotgun sequence genome segment AAACTGATTATTAACCATAGGTGCAACTGTTGCGGTTGAATGTGCTCCGAGTTTCCGAGAGGAGGTGAAGACGAACGAGCAAGGGGAGTTCCAGGTAAACCTGCCGGCGGAGGTCAGCAAACACATCAAGAGAATAAAGGCATGCTCTGTGAAGCTGATCAGCAGCAATGAACCATTCTGTGCAGTGGCTTCTTCAGCTACCTCAACTACACTCCGGCACCTCAAATCCAAGAACAAGAGTGTTCATGTCTTCTCAGCAGGATTCTTCACATTCAAACCATTGAAGCAACCTGAAGTTTGCTACCAGAAACCAAAGTTTGATTCTATGAAGTTTGCTCCTTTTACAGGCTTACCACCTTTTCAATTGAACCTGCCTCCTCTTCCTCAACTATTGCCGCCATTACCAAGTCTTCCAAGTTTGCCACCTCTGCCAATCTTAGGACAACCAATACCCGGTGCAGCTACAGGTACTGGTCCAGGCTCAGTTCCAGTTCCAGTTCCAGTTCCAGTTCCAGTTCCCGCCAAACAGGATGAACAAAAGCAAAACCAGTCAGCattatttcttccaaatccCCCACCAGTGCCTGCCATTGGAGGAAGAACACTACCACCACCTCCATTGAGACAAACTGTCATTTTGGCTCCACCACCACCCAGTCTTCCTGGACTCCCATTTCAAACAACACCGCCGCCGCCACTCCGCAATAATTTGCCGCCATTTCCCTTTCCATCTACACCAACACCACCAAATGCAGGCTTCCGTCTCCCACCATTCCAATTTCCTACAAATCTCCCATTCCCAGGGTCCCCACCAAGTTCTCCAAGAAAACTGTCACCATGAGTGAATTTCGGTTACTTGTTTCAATAGTAACCTTTTTGCTGCATACATCAATCTGATCAGTTATGTACTGACTAGTACATGTATCTCTATGCATCagtagtttctgtttaaaataaacaatgaataaGTGAAAAactaatatcatcaataaaggtCCTGAACAAGGACAAAAACACGCTTCAAATCACTCACCACAACCTTAGAAACATTGGTCCACAAGCACTTGATAATGAGGAACAGAAGGGCGTCTTTACTAGCAATGGTGGGTTGGTGACTGGGTGGTCCATCCCACAAGCTAATGGCCAACTGGATGCGCACAAGAAGTCCCTGTCTGTGGCCACTGCTTTCCAATTAATTTTCAACATCACCAAAGAAATCACTGAGAAAACACCAGATAattcaaaggaaaaaacaaGGCTGTGCCATGAAAAGATAGATAACATCACATGTTACAGTAATCTGCCAAATATTAGGATTTACAGTGATGCATGattcatatatttacaaaatgtaAGTTTCTGTACATGTTTGATCTTTTCCTTCAGACTACTATTCCTAATCTGAAGGAATTGACTACAATGCAACACAATGCTGAAGAGGCCAGTGTACAAATACTGTGCAAGTATACACCTGGTTTATTCTCTCATTCATTTACGCTAAATTTGACACAACAACAGTGTGTTTGTATGATGACATTTGCAGCAATGAAGGACTATGTACACAAGTGGATTATACCAATCTAAAAGAGAGACCTAACCAAAGCCGAAATTATAGAAAGGACGTGATTTGAAAAGGCTACCAAAGAGGAAACGTGGGGGGGACTCCTGAGGAGGAGATTTGGGGCATTTGTAGTGATCCTTGACTTGGAGTATAGTCTGGCCAATTGCCTGTCTTATGGCACTAATGATCTTTGAATCAACGGGATACCCTGCAGCATCACGAACATAGAAAGTATTAACTGCTTTGCCTCCTCTAGTTGTGATTTCTGCTCTAGTGACCGTCAAGCTGTTTTCACGGAAGATTCGAGTGACTTCAGATAATAAACCAATTTTATCACCTGTGCACAGCTCTAGCTTCAAACCCTGCAAACCATTTAAGTTGTATACACGTCAACACACCCAAATGCCCATAATTGCAGAACATTCAGCATAACCATCGATAGAAAAAGCATCTACATGCTGATTTGACATTCACTAGTCCACTTTCTAATCAAAATGCACCTTTTAATTGACTTTAGTCCATAAATAAATGCCAACAATCAGCAAACTGtgaacaaaatttcaaaatcagCAGTTGGTTTGACACGGGATCACTATTCATTATTCTTGCTTACGGGATGAGGTAAGGTTAATAGAAAACAGTTTAAATCATGATGAATTACTGGTGCACGGTGCACCGAATATATAGCAATAAGAAAAGACTGAACCAACCACAAAGAGTATAatgaaacaattaaaaaaaaacgttTCAATCATGCTGCATAGTTGGTGCATATATCAGCGGGAATCAGGGCTTACCTCAGATACTCTCCTCTCAATAGCAGCTTCAAGGCATTGTGCTACTCGCCTTCTCTCAGCTTCTGAGTTGACAGGTGATCCATCTATGTGCTTAATATAAAACTCCTTCAGGACCACATACAAGAAGAAAACGAAATGAATGATAATTGTGAAAAATGATGGGATAAAAATCACATAGGTGAATGAACAACACATGCAAGTTACAATGTGGAATACCTGGTAGGCTTCAGGTTTCTCTGCATCAACATTCCCATGGAAAACAACATATTGCATGTCCGTCAATGTGCAAACCGTGTCAAAGAGAAGCTTTGGCCTATCCTTACATCGAATTGTGACCAAGGAGTAATCCTTATCATACCATTTGACAACAGTCACATTAGGCCTTGCATTACCACTTGGAGAATCCTGACCAGACCTCTCATAATCTCGATCGGCCAACATCAACTGGTGAAGCCTCCGATCTGTGTGTGTGACCCCCATAGCCACAGCTGTCTTGGCTCCACGAGTCTTATTGCTTCCCTTAAGTACATTGCAGAGGAGCTCTTTGATTTTATAAAGCCTTTCTGGATCTGTAATAGCTAAACCAGTTGCATCATCTGTCACATGCATTACGGCAGCAGCCCTGTCATTGTGAGTCCAGACTTCAGCATTCACCACATTGCACTTTAAATCAGTGAGCACAGCACTCACTTCAGACAGCAATCCTGGTCTGTCTGTCCCAGATAGCTCAATGGATGTATGGTTCACAGAAGGTGCTACATCCACCAATCGTCTCCGAGAAGATATGAAACAGGAATCTGATTCCAATGACTGTTCAATCAATGAATCGAATGTCAAGTGGCATGATGCAAGAAAAGGTGAAGCACAAGAATGTAATGAATATTCTACCTTGCGGATATAATCAACAATTCCACTTGTTGTAGCTTCATCACTAAGCTTCTTCCCATCTCGATCGGTAACATTGAAAACTATCAGAAATCCAAGAATAAGGTTCggatataagaataaaaaaaaaaaattcaaacagaataaaaaaaggaggcataattatcaaaattttgctTTTTGGGCGATTATTACCATCCATGAACCACCCTCCATCAGAGGTTATATATGCTTTCTTTATGATTAGATTCAGGTCCGTGAGGACCTGAACTACTTCCAAAAGGATTCCATACTTGTTTGCGCTATCAACCTATATGACACGTAATATAGCAAATTCAGAATTTTTCAGTAAAGAATACTAAGAAAGATGTCTTCCGCTCAAAATGagtgcatatatatgtatgtaaatGAGAACGAGAAGAGACAAACAACACTAACCCTAACAATAGTTGCAGTGGTGCTAGTTTCATTGTCAATCACAACCctgaggagaagaaaaaaacattagaaaatatataattttccaGAAAACCAGCTggaacattgaaaaaaaaactggataaattttgaatcaGTGTATGAGACAGACCTCGGTGGATTCATTAGTTGAATGAACTTCTCATACTCATCATCACTATCCCAAGAACAGCTCAGATCTGCTTCtgaatcaaaagaagaaaaaaaaaaacttttttttattactccGTGAAATCTtttgaaaatgaattaaaagaaaagagttCTTAAAAGGTAACAAGTAAAGAATTCACAATAAAACTCCAAAATCACAACATCTATGAACAATAACCAGAGccttaaaaagaagaagaaaaaaaaaaaaacaataaaacatcaGCAGATTCAAATTGCAGCATTCGAATGGAAAATGAACGGAACTTGTTGAGCTTCCTATCAATCTAATACATTAATCATTGATGATTTCATAGCACATACCAAAAAAACTCCCAtccaaagagaaagaagagaaaagtaCCCATTAAGAAAAAGGAAGAGGGAGAGCGAGAGCAAGAGACTCGACAATGGAgatatttggagaagaagaaggacaaTGAGAGAGCAGCGAAGCGAGCACGCAGGAAGATCCAAAGACGAGCAAAGACAACAGCGAGCGTTGAGATTCTCTAGCTTTCAATGACTCGCGCGAATCGGGAATGAACCAAAAGAGAGTTTTTTATTCTTGGAAAGAGAGAAAcgcttctctctctttttagcACCTCTTTCCACCCGCTTGAGCTGCTCTACAAAGGACAacggagtatatatatatatatatatatatatatatataatttttatatataaaaatactcacttttttttttataaaattaaaattcccaatttcttttaataatgaatttaaCTTCTCTCCTTAAAATTTCAGGTTAGTAGAGAACAATGGGCTAACTTTACGTATAATCATCCGTATTTATAATTGAGAAATTTTGAGTTCGAGTCTCTTAGATCataactcattttttaaatttttttatgaaaattttgcatGAGAAatactttttattcttcttttaagAATTATATGGTGGGGTTTATTTTTAAGAGGTCAGTCAAACcactagtatatatatgtactcaTTTATCTTTTACTTTGTTGCTTTGGTTGATTTTATAAAAAGGCAGttactcattaaaaaaaaattaattagaggGGAAGCATCCAACCAGAAGCATGCCAACTTATAACTTTaggaaatttaatatttttatatatagagagagagttCAAACTTGATGGCACGATTCATTTCAAATGTTTGTTGTCTTGCATCAtatgattgaaaatttgaaactcaaaaGTCGTCTGTTAATGAAATGCTGgagaatttttcttttaaatttttttttttaatttttaaagattaattatTCTGATCCAAGAACTGAAAATTTTGGTCAGAAGTGTGCTGCTTGTATGTCATGAGACACGCTTGACAACTTATAAGGCACCAAACTCACAACCAACCATTCATTATCTCAAcaatcatttttaaaatgttgaaaaccgtagcttcttattatttaattaattagagatTAACCTCTCAAAAAAGTCAAAAGCCCATTATTAATTAAAGTCAAAGTCAAACCTTAAcaatagtttattattattaaactcaTGGACAAACatttttagtcccacatcgactGAGGATAAGGATGGAGGAAAGGAGAAGCCTATAAAATAAGGGGGTGGGCTTTTAAATGAACTCATACCTTTCTCGGCCTTTTGGCTAAGATCAAGTGTAGTATCTGTTCTTATCAGTTTAATATCTGATACGTGGGCCATCGGCCCACtatgatattaaattaatttcttgtttggGGACGGCCCAATCACACTAGCTTGCTAGTGGGGCCCTCGCGTGTCGCCTTTGCGTTGCACTACTGCATTGGCCTGGCGCATCCCCTCCAAACCATATActaaaaattatactttttttctttttgcatttgtcACACttagtttttcttctcttttttacttatcagattagttattaaataattttttttaaattataaatttgttttttatttatatattaaataaaaattttaaatttattttttaatttaatatatttgtgtaATAAATcataagattttaaataaaaataattttatagggataattttaaaaaataattgaataatttttataaaatatagataattctgacaattaaaaaagatgaagggaatataattttattataatataataacacCAATAATTATTTACAGTGctttattaaaatttcttaataataaaaagtaaaaaaaggtttaattaatattagaatAGAAATTAGTTACCCTTCCCGCCCATGCCCAAACCATACATATGGTGGTGTTGCTGCCCGCTATACATCCCTCCACTACCATAACCGCCGCCGGCGCCGCCGCTTACACTGTTCCCTCCTCCGCCGGCACCGCCGCCGTAGCTGTCCTTTTGGTGAGATTGGAAGGAGGAGGAGGCGCCGGCTTTCTCGCCCTCCATCTCCCGGAACTTGTGAAGATAAACCTTGAGAGGTTCAGCGTACTCTTCAAAGCCTAGAGTTGTCATCGCCCAAAGGAGATCGTCGCCATTGATGGTCTTGCGCTTCTCGCGTTGGCACTTGTCGGAAGCCTCGCCGGTGATGAAGCTGATGAACTCGGAGACGCACTCTTGGACTGTCTCCTTGGCGTCTTTGGAGATCTTGGCGTTCGCTGGAAGCCCCTTCTTCATGATCCTGCTTACGTTGGCGATTGGAAGGAACCTATCCTGCTCTTTCGCTGATGAATGCTCGCTGTTCCCCATGCCATAGCTCGCGTTCTGCCCTCCTGATTCGTTGTCTGAATCCGCCATCAAtcgaatttgaatttgaatttgaatttgagaAAAAGAGAAACCAAAAAATCACAATTCAAGGATAGGGAAGGCTGGAATTAGGGCAAAAAGTTTGCAAGGTTCCAAAAAGAAGAACTAATTAATTCATTGGAAACCCTAAATTGAGGAGAGTTTTTGATATTAGGGCATTGAAGCAGAGTGTGGTTCATTGATTCAGAAAGGAAGAGGCTGAACTGAAGCGGGGGAAGACGAGACGAAGCTCTAATCTATTAATATCGCATCCACGTGGATGTTAAATAAACCGTTCATTATTCGATAAGATGGGACACGTGGTGCATTCCGCTTCATCGATGGTTTGGTTTCGATGAAGTGATGATCATGTCCGTCGGTAGTCGGTACCACCACCGAATTAACTTTTCTTAGTTttagtttgtttaattttttaactatgtACAAAAACATCAAACTGTTGAattatttctgaaatttttgtgTCAGTCAGTTCATAAGTGCAACATACCGAAAtctgcataatatatatatatatatatatatatactggaaGAAATCTTAATTAATGTCACAAGagaatttaatataataaaaagcaaAAGGTAATCCAattttaaaaccataaaaatcaaattgcAAACATACTTGCCATTCTATCTAATGAGCAATCTAACACAACGTAATCAGCTAAAAATTGAGAATATGATTGTCGGCATAAGATTAAAGATTGCAAACTCTGAAACAATACTTGATTATCAACCTATAATTCAAGAGAATCCAACGCAATAGAGCATACACACAAAATAAGGCAACGCGTGAAGAGTGAGGGAAAATACCCAGTCATCTGAAGTTGGTCTGATAATATATAAAGTAAGAGCAAAAGCAGACAGTAAGAACAAAGTATACTTTGAATTTATGTTAATACACAAGAGCATATGACTACTAACCATACTATCCATCagaagaatgaagatgaagagactAGAAATCTATGTTATAAATACATTGTTATGGAAAGAAACTGAGCCTATCGCTGGTATTACAAGCATCTGATTGTGAACTAACAGTGACTCAGATCACAGAGCAGATGCATAGAATCAAAAGCATTTTTGCGCACATGAACAAAGTGATTACCATCTGTATGTATGTCGAATTTCACTTAATCATGTTACCACATCCTTCCCTTTGGGTTTAGGCTTTTCCTcctcagcatcatcttcaccttcatcatcatcgtcatcttcattatcttctGCCTCATCAGCTAGCTTGGTTAACTCTTCCTGAATCataatttttatggattttttccTTGAAGTAAGATCCGTCTTGTAATGGTCAGCTGAAAGGTAAACATCCATTGTGAGTCACAAGAATATGATGACAAAATTTTtcttgaaaggaaaaaaaaaaaaacaagcaactGGATGAGGAAGAGTGTACCAAGTTGCTTCAGGATGTCAGTAAAAGTGGCCTGCAATAGAGATATTCAGAAAAGTAAAATTGTAATGAAAACCAAATTAAGAATTTACCAATAAGTAAGGCTATAGCCTAgagttataaattattttatttgggaATCAATGGCTTTCACAATGCATGCAAATAGATTTCAGCAGCATAATGCCATCAACCTTCTATTAGAGATCTACCTCCAGCTGGTGATGTTTATTTGCTAGAATTTAGTTTAACAAGCCAATCATGGTTACAAAAACTAATGATTAACTTGGAAAAACCAGAATCCAAGCGTATATTGCCTATGATAGAACTATCAAGGCATATGACCCATATAAAAGATTGCTCAAGGCGGAGTACAAAACTTTCTAATTGGACAAATGAATTAGTAGTAACATACCGTGCTAAAATCAACTTCTTTCAAAATTTCACATATTTGCTCTCTCAATTCCTTCTTGCTTGGACCAGACTCTTTCCCCTCTTCAGTCTTAGCCTTCGCTTTAGCCACTCTTTTACCTTGAATAGACAAAATTCATGTATTAGATGAACTAGTCAGGTTCATCAGTGATGCATCAAACACAATTTCAGACAAATGCTGTATTATGGCAGTcattttattaagaaaagaaactacacaatattaaaaattaatgtacTAGATCAATTAATCAACGTCGTCAGTGATACATCGAACACAAGATTCACAAAAAAGTATTACACGTGTCAACAAGTTCTGAcaaatacttttattattaagaaaccacatgattttaaaaaaaaatccattcacAATTATTAATGATCCGAAATTCATCTCATCAATGTAAAATTACCTGTAGATCTTTCCTTTGTAGATGATCTTGGAGTGGATTTTTTTGGAGTAtcatcatctttcttttttcttgaaaagACCTTGTCCCCTGAACTTTTGTCCACAGACTTGGAACGTTTTGATGCTGATGTTTTGCCAGGGGTCTTACCTGTTGCTGAGCGTGGAGTCTTCTTAGGGCTTGTCGACAACTTTGACTTTACTGACCTAGAAGAGCCCCCTCTTTTGGAAATTCTCTTCTTGGCTTTTTTGCCTTTTCCTGAgtcatcttcatcttcctcctcttcctcttcctcttcttcaggttcttcttcttctttttcttcttcttcttcttcttcttcttgttcagaaGCAGATGCATCTTCCTTCCCCTCACTTGCAGACTGCTTATGAGCTTCATCCTCATGATGAACACCATTTTCACTGTCTTCGGcttcatcaccaccttcttcatcttctgtgTCTTCAACAGATTTTCCTCTTGATTTTGGTGTGCTCTCACTCTTGCTCCACATCTACCATTTAGAAGtaaattgaaaaacaagaatGCAGCCTTGTTTACAGTTAGCCTCAATAAGAAATTCCATGCAATAATATGTAAAACACATGGATCTGTGACAGTATAAAGTTCACACTATAGTAATAGAAAAGGTTtcttacaaaacaaataataacaaaacagAACCCCTAACAAATAAACAGAGGCAATAGTGTCAACATATCCATCCTCAAAAACATGATCCAAATCATTTTCGCTCACACTGTAGGTCAGGTATAAAAAGAACAACCAGAAGCTTGAACCAGAAAAAGAATAGGTTATTGTTACCCACAGAAAGGTTTCCTTTAAGAATTTGCCTTTTGTGCCTGCTCAGAGCATCTTTGGCCAAACGACTGCCATACAAGGAAAACTAGAACAACAGATTAAAGACACAGAGACCAGCCCTAGTGGTTACTGCCAATgaaacttatttttaaaatgaacttTGGTAACCTGGTGAGAAAAAAGTTTACCGTTGCATCTCTTTGTTGTGATGATTACAAGAACAACGGGAAATCACAGACATCATATTACAGAAAGTAAAATGATAAATGGAGAGTAAGCAGAgaccattaaaaaaacaacaatgaagCCTCACATAGTGCAGAAACATACCTTCCTAGACCTTTTTGTGGGTGTAACCTCAGCACTCTTTGATAGACTTCCTTTAGCAACACTCTTGCGTTTTCTTGATCTCGATGAAAGCTACAGTAAATCAGAACAAAATGTAATAAATCGCACAAAAATATGCAACATCTATAATGCACACACAcaaatgttttgatttatgaTGAGACCTGCTCCTTCTCAGCAAGGACAACATCAGTTGTAACATGAGGTGCTGCCATGAAGTCCAGAAGTTTCACAACCAGATCCTCCTGTAAGCACATCTCATCTTAGTTTGATAAGTGATACTTTGAATTGGAAACCTACAATAAGATTCACAGTAATTAAGTGCAATAAGAAAAGCAAATACTACAAACCTTCCTTGTTGTAGCTTTCGCAAcagaaatatcaaataaatcacataaatccAGTAATGAATCTTTTACACACTTGTCAAGTTTCTCCCTGATCTTAGCTCTTTGCTTTTCCTGAAATCAAGGAAAAGCAGATACAAATTTCAGGGCTGTCGTATACAACGAAATTATTTTCAGAATACAACTTATCTAAGCTCACATTAAAGGTAGTAGCTGTAGTTTGCAGCTTTGCGTAAGTCCAATCAACTGCTTACCTCATTTTCATGCCAAACAAATCCAGAAAACTGAAGGAGGTGGCTTCGGAAATTGACTGCCTACAAATCGCAATGGTCAAGTAGATTAATAAATCAAGCAACATACACCCTGAACAGCATAAAGCCACTTAAAACTGCACCTGAAAAAAGCAAAACCCAAAATTCCACATTACTACAGAAGTACAATGAACAGTAAATGCCTTACCTTACACAAAACTTCAACTTAAGTGTAGTCATTCcgcaatttaattatataacatCCTGAGACTTCCTATCTCTATCAAAAGCAAaattttacccaaaaaaaatctcaactGTTCCAAAAGAATGCGTATAATCTACCAGGTACCAAGACCAACAAGACAAGGTATCCATCAAATGATGAGCCAAATATGACCAAAGCGCACAAGGAAAAAGAATGTactaagaaaatatagtatcCTGAAGCACCTTTCCTCTTCTTCCAAAAAGAGCCTGATGTAGGAATTTGAGATCAGCAGGTTTCTTCTTTGACAATTTGTATGCCACTGAAATCAAGAAGCAATAATTTAACAAGTCTTGATATGTGGAATCCAAAGAGAAACTCAGATCAAGTAACACAACATGATGTCACCATCTAACGAAAAAAGAGACTGATAACATAATCCTAAGAAACTTTTTCTTAAATAAGTTTAATCACAACAAACTCAAATAAATAGCATCACATCAATTAGAGTGTCATGTGCCATAGAATTCAGAAAGTATTTCAGTATCAGCAAAGCGACAATCCAATATATGATCAAGGCTAAAATGAAGTCAAATATATGTTGTTAATGGTCAAAGTCGCCAAATTTTGGAGGAAAATCTGTGTAAACAACATCGGTCAGtttaatagaattttgaaaaagGAAGCCTATATATGGTCAAACCCACCTAAccgtgataataataaaaattagcagTCACAAGACAGAAAAAACTAGCATAAAAGGATTAGCAGTGAGAGTAGTCTTCATCAATGACATGTGACTTTGGGAAAACATTAGCTCCTAAGATGCCATAGTTTCATTCTTAGGCAAGGGAATGATCAAAGTCAAGATGGCAGACTGGTATAGTCGAGACTCGAGAATAATGGCACGGCCATCCAAGTTTATAATGGGTGAACCATAATACCTTTTTTCATAATGGACTATGGTATATCTAATGCATCCTTCATGTCATTAGAAATCTTCAATGCTACCTAGTATTGGAAACGAGTCTCCAAATTATCTGCAATGGTGCAATCCAGATGTTACACTGGCCTGGTTGTCCAAAATTATTATGGAGGAATCAAGTATAACATTTTCCTCCTAATGTGCCAGGGCATATCTACTACATGCTTCATGccattaaaaactttaaatgcTACTTAGTATTGGAattgatctcaaaattatccACTCGACATTATACTGACATGCTTATGCAAGTTTGTTATGGATAAATGGTACATAAATTTTTCTTCCTAATGGACCATGGTATATCTAATGCACGGTTCACATCATTAAAAACTTTACATGCTAGTAAACATTGGAAATGGAACTCAAAAATATCTACAGAGATCCATTCTAGATTGTCTAGACATATGGGAAGTAAACTGGGTAAACtaatcaacataaaaaataataggttCAACATTTCCAAAGATCTCAAGATCCACTGCCAGAATAAGGttataaaaatgtgaaatacaaCAAGCTaaaaaagcataacaaaatacAGAAGTTGTAAATGTAGAAGTGAAGATAATACATGATGACAAATTTAGCAAAACTTAACAAATGCAACCGTCGGCAGATCTTAAACAAAATGAATGACCCAGGACATGATATTGAAAAATTGAATAGccactaacaaaaataataccATTTGGAATATCCTTTAAAGCAGTACCACGGCCCTGAAATTGAAATGCCAAAAAGATAAATGTgaataaaaattgtttaaagCAACTAATGACAAAAATATGCTGCTACTTCAGGTATATATACCACCTTCCCAATTGAAAACTCCCTTGATGGTTCTTTCTCAATAACTTCCACCAACCTCTCGACTGTTTTCCTTTCACGTACAGGGCGATCAGTAGATGAGGCGAAGGGAGTACTGAAGCCTCCCTCACCTTGTGTCTCACTACCTTTCTTCTCTTTGCTTTCACTAGCCTTCCTGCCCTTTCCCTCTACTGATCTTTTTCTCTTCGTTCCTTTGGTCTTCTTATTCTCATCGGGCTTATCACTAGCATGTTCGCTATCCTTTCCCTCCAAAGTATCCACTTCTTTCATTTCCACCCCGGCTTCTTTATTCATCTCT includes the following:
- the LOC120266637 gene encoding eukaryotic translation initiation factor 5B-like; translation: MAEPDPASKVEVTTNVNGSVPPEDKPEHVISEKKDAEDNSVKAADEKKRAEISKAEVKGTNNADGESHSTTVVKDVKISETEGMKTTKAEDSKAVETEAVKTKDDDAKTTESEAVKTEEDGKATEAENSKISETEDSKEAENEDVKTTEGQDVKEVEDINMAEAEDVKDADDVKMVEAEDVKGEGAKGGSDAKDGDGVDKEGNLDDMKDGEGDKAEDGDDGKNKVGTEMNKEAGVEMKEVDTLEGKDSEHASDKPDENKKTKGTKRKRSVEGKGRKASESKEKKGSETQGEGGFSTPFASSTDRPVRERKTVERLVEVIEKEPSREFSIGKGRGTALKDIPNVAYKLSKKKPADLKFLHQALFGRRGKAVNFRSHLLQFSGFVWHENEEKQRAKIREKLDKCVKDSLLDLCDLFDISVAKATTRKEDLVVKLLDFMAAPHVTTDVVLAEKEQLSSRSRKRKSVAKGSLSKSAEVTPTKRSRKMWSKSESTPKSRGKSVEDTEDEEGGDEAEDSENGVHHEDEAHKQSASEGKEDASASEQEEEEEEEEKEEEEPEEEEEEEEEDEDDSGKGKKAKKRISKRGGSSRSVKSKLSTSPKKTPRSATGKTPGKTSASKRSKSVDKSSGDKVFSRKKKDDDTPKKSTPRSSTKERSTGKRVAKAKAKTEEGKESGPSKKELREQICEILKEVDFSTATFTDILKQLADHYKTDLTSRKKSIKIMIQEELTKLADEAEDNEDDDDDEGEDDAEEEKPKPKGKDVVT
- the LOC120266387 gene encoding proline-rich protein 4, with protein sequence MMGVSFKLFSLLILAGIIFHGSAARHDLPRAMVVGTVYCDTCFHNAPSKSSHLITGATVAVECAPSFREEVKTNEQGEFQVNLPAEVSKHIKRIKACSVKLISSNEPFCAVASSATSTTLRHLKSKNKSVHVFSAGFFTFKPLKQPEVCYQKPKFDSMKFAPFTGLPPFQLNLPPLPQLLPPLPSLPSLPPLPILGQPIPGAATGTGPGSVPVPVPVPVPVPAKQDEQKQNQSALFLPNPPPVPAIGGRTLPPPPLRQTVILAPPPPSLPGLPFQTTPPPPLRNNLPPFPFPSTPTPPNAGFRLPPFQFPTNLPFPGSPPSSPRKLSP
- the LOC120267521 gene encoding nuclear transcription factor Y subunit B-3-like — protein: MADSDNESGGQNASYGMGNSEHSSAKEQDRFLPIANVSRIMKKGLPANAKISKDAKETVQECVSEFISFITGEASDKCQREKRKTINGDDLLWAMTTLGFEEYAEPLKVYLHKFREMEGEKAGASSSFQSHQKDSYGGGAGGGGNSVSGGAGGGYGSGGMYSGQQHHHMYGLGMGGKGN
- the LOC120266386 gene encoding ACT domain-containing protein ACR4-like yields the protein MEADLSCSWDSDDEYEKFIQLMNPPRVVIDNETSTTATIVRVDSANKYGILLEVVQVLTDLNLIIKKAYITSDGGWFMDVFNVTDRDGKKLSDEATTSGIVDYIRKSLESDSCFISSRRRLVDVAPSVNHTSIELSGTDRPGLLSEVSAVLTDLKCNVVNAEVWTHNDRAAAVMHVTDDATGLAITDPERLYKIKELLCNVLKGSNKTRGAKTAVAMGVTHTDRRLHQLMLADRDYERSGQDSPSGNARPNVTVVKWYDKDYSLVTIRCKDRPKLLFDTVCTLTDMQYVVFHGNVDAEKPEAYQEFYIKHIDGSPVNSEAERRRVAQCLEAAIERRVSEGLKLELCTGDKIGLLSEVTRIFRENSLTVTRAEITTRGGKAVNTFYVRDAAGYPVDSKIISAIRQAIGQTILQVKDHYKCPKSPPQESPPRFLFGSLFKSRPFYNFGFG